A DNA window from Salvelinus sp. IW2-2015 linkage group LG4q.1:29, ASM291031v2, whole genome shotgun sequence contains the following coding sequences:
- the LOC111962016 gene encoding uncharacterized protein isoform X1, whose translation MAENVRSPFDYREPPTLDSDGDGSKPPPPQPRGRVCGRKRKGTPVKVCDRAYVTEDEEEESLSEHSYSPGGGQYPEGAEDRLPPPGSPYYLADPSQLCVSELGEEGASGVRGPVLFHPPPNCRIREVHCGSQVRLVVIAIHDIAKGEEITVDYSLTDWGENAMGFHSSVSSRGFDCSFNPDNNIKKEEDPGPHPLSLSDYLTPSWSLSPSSSPLTHSEPSDSDREEDEEEEDDDDDDDDEEEEMEELRGRMLRRRKKRKIAVTVTTKKNSAANPRAGPGHPCSLSSSQLAASPAQTQSQLATTLAPPTTNINNNININIGSSSGATVSRRQHCSYCGRHYRSLARHLEKHHANQPKVRAAMDLATRHTHSSSTSSHPHSSSTASSHGHTFASPQPSSSSATAPLPPPPFSRERARDAPATRSSSGAVSFSLSLSAQSAVAKKGSNLSVQTPKQCFAPAVAPVKSLPTPARRGRRPKRAKEEQQKTEECFRSKEEEIPPRSTPEPEEEEPGEELELCGAGEGESPENKSAEMASSHRHHMPPLLSSLSCLVLFLRRQQHSSFLSLSRSSSSAEAWRLLCHSSLALLILYNRHRECEVAKLTTQDYHNRTTTPSPTQANLANDPPTGLEAILSPFERQVLCHLPRAGVLGKRGRIQPLILPPHCEPCMELLLQTSANVGVDPHSPYVFSRPFHSPATPLRGTDLLRNLARASGAKNPGVLTQTRVRRQVAILTQLLLLEEGEGQGLPGGAAGKRLEDFLQREYHVTQSCTTIGRDPALMGHVGRVVLYGERQGVLFRGMSLQHICLELDVMVGNSADSFSVDSDGEAEKVEVVKKRPGRPPRKKKGPPPSVNPPLPGAHKRRSIQPKSGKRGVLKRPWSEAERVAVETHLKRNIMELRVPAKADCERCLHLCPLLVSNQRDWRAIKFYCHNRIQLLKKQGRKESAGRGTLC comes from the exons GTGGTGGGCAGTACCCAGAGGGAGCGGAGGACAGACTGCCTCCACCCGGAAGCCCTTACTACCTTGCTGACCCCTCCCAGCTCTG CGTGTCGGAGCTGGGTGAGGAGGGGGCGAGTGGGGTCCGGGGGCCAGTGCTCTTCCACCCCCCGCCTAACTGCAGAATCCGAGAGGTGCACTGTGGAAGCCAGGTGCGACTSGTCGTTATAGCGATCCACGACATCGCCAAAGGGGAGGAGATCACGGTGGACTACAGCCTGACGGACTGGGGAGAGAACGCCATG GGATTCCATAGCTCTGTGTCTTCGCGAGGGTTTGACTGCAGCTTTAACCCAGACAATAACATTAAGAAG GAGGAAGACCCCGGCccccaccctctgtctctctctgactacCTCACCCCCTCCtggtccctctccccttcctcctccccgctCACCCACTCTGAGCCCAGCGACTCGGACCgagaagaagatgaggaggaggaagacgacgacgatgatgatgacgatgaagaagaagagatggaggagcTGAGGGGCCGTATGCTCCGTCGCCGAAAGAAGCGCAAGATAGCTGTCACGGTCACCACCAAGAAGAACAGCGCCGCTAACCCTAGGGCGGGACCCGGCCACCCCTGCTCGTTGTCGTCCTCCCAACTGGCCGCCTCCCCGGCCCAGACCCAGTCTCAGCTCGCCACGACCCTGGCGCCCCCCACCACcaatatcaacaacaacatcaacataaACATTGGTAGCTCCAGTGGGGCTACGGTCAGCCGACGGCAGCACTGTTCCTACTGCGGCCGCCACTACCGTTCGCTGGCGCGCCACCTGGAGAAACACCATGCCAACCAGCCAAAGGTCAGGGCGGCCATGGATCTagccacacgccacacacactcctcctctacctcctcccatcctcactcctcctccaccGCCTCCTCTCATGGCCACACCTTCGCCTCCCCCCAGCCCTCCTCATCCTCCGCTAccgcccctctccctccccctcctttctccagggagagagcgagggatgcGCCGGCCACTCGAAGTTCCTCGGGGGCGGTCTCCTTTTCGCTCTCACTGTCTGCGCAGTCGGCCGTGGCCAAGAAAGGCTCCAACTTATCGGTGCAGACGCCAAAGCAATGCTTCGCCCCTGCAGTGGCACCGGTTAAAAGTCTGCCCACACCAGCCAGGAGGGGCCGCAGGCCGAAGAGAGCAAAGGAGGAGCAGCAGAAAACAGAGGAGTGCTTCAGAAGCAAGGAGGAAGAGATACCTCCACGTTCTACCCCCGAGCCGGAGGAAGAAGAGCCGGGTGAGGAGCTGGAGCTGTGTGGAGCTGGGGAAGGGGAGAGTCCTGAGAATAAGAGTGCCGAGATGGCTAG CTCTCACAGACATCACATgccccctctcctatcctccctctCCTGCCTGGTGCTCTTCCTCCGCCGGCAGCAGCACTCTTCCTTCTTGTCCCTATCTCGCTCCTCCAGTTCGGCCGAGGCCTGGCGCCTACTTTGCCACTCCAGCCTGGCGCTACTTATCCTCTACAACCGGCACCGTGAGTGCGAAGTGGCCAAGCTCACCACCCAGGACTACCACAACCGCACCACCACACCGAGCCCGACCCAGGCTAACTTGGCCAACGACCCCCCCACTGGCCTAGAGGCCATCCTCTCCCCCTTCGAGCGCCAGGTACTTTGCCACCTCCCCCGGGCAGGTGTGCTGGGTAAGCGGGGGCGTATCCAGCCCCTCATCCTGCCCCCGCACTGCGAGCCCTGCATGGAGCTGCTCCTTCAGACCTCTGCCAATGTGGGCGTGGACCCCCACAGCCCCTACGTCTTCTCCCGGCCCTTCCACTCGCCCGCKACGCCGCTCCGGGGCACCGACCTGCTGCGCAACCTGGCACGTGCCAGCGGCGCCAAGAACCCCGGAGTGCTGACCCAAACGCGAGTGCGCCGGCAGGTGGCCATCCTTACCCAGTTACTGCTCCTGGAGGAAGGTGAGGGGCAAGGCCTGCCGGGCGGGGCGGCTGGCAAGCGCCTGGAAGACTTCCTGCAGCGGGAGTACCACGTAACCCAGAGCTGCACCACGATAGGCCGAGACCCTGCGTTGATGGGACATGTGGGCAGGGTGGTGCTTTATGGGGAGCGGCAGGGCGTGCTGTTCAGAGGGATGAGCCTGCAGCACATTTGTCTGGAGCTGGATG TGATGGTGGGTAACTCTGCAGACTCCTTCTCAGTTGACTCCGACGGGGAGGCAGAGAAGGTGGAGGTGGTGAAGAAGCGACCAGGTCGACCCCCCCGCAAGAAAAAAGGACCCCCTCCCTCTGTCAACCCTCCGCTCCCTGGTGCCCACAAAAGGAGAAGCATCCAGCCCAAGTCCG GGAAGCGTGGGGTGCTGAAGCGGCCCTGGTCGGAGGCGGAGCGAGTCGCCGTGGAGACGCACCTGAAGAGGAACATCATGGAGCTGCGCGTGCCAGCCAAGGCAGACTGCGAGCGCTGCTTGCACCTCTGCCCTCTTCTGGTCAGCAACCAGCGCGACTGGAGGGCCATCAAGTTTTACTGCCACAACCGCATCCAGCTACTGAAGAAACAAGGTCGGAAGGAGAGTGCAGGACGAGGCACACTCTGTTAg
- the LOC111962016 gene encoding uncharacterized protein isoform X3: MGASRHRRSPGGGGQYPEGAEDRLPPPGSPYYLADPSQLCVSELGEEGASGVRGPVLFHPPPNCRIREVHCGSQVRLVVIAIHDIAKGEEITVDYSLTDWGENAMGFHSSVSSRGFDCSFNPDNNIKKEEDPGPHPLSLSDYLTPSWSLSPSSSPLTHSEPSDSDREEDEEEEDDDDDDDDEEEEMEELRGRMLRRRKKRKIAVTVTTKKNSAANPRAGPGHPCSLSSSQLAASPAQTQSQLATTLAPPTTNINNNININIGSSSGATVSRRQHCSYCGRHYRSLARHLEKHHANQPKVRAAMDLATRHTHSSSTSSHPHSSSTASSHGHTFASPQPSSSSATAPLPPPPFSRERARDAPATRSSSGAVSFSLSLSAQSAVAKKGSNLSVQTPKQCFAPAVAPVKSLPTPARRGRRPKRAKEEQQKTEECFRSKEEEIPPRSTPEPEEEEPGEELELCGAGEGESPENKSAEMASSHRHHMPPLLSSLSCLVLFLRRQQHSSFLSLSRSSSSAEAWRLLCHSSLALLILYNRHRECEVAKLTTQDYHNRTTTPSPTQANLANDPPTGLEAILSPFERQVLCHLPRAGVLGKRGRIQPLILPPHCEPCMELLLQTSANVGVDPHSPYVFSRPFHSPATPLRGTDLLRNLARASGAKNPGVLTQTRVRRQVAILTQLLLLEEGEGQGLPGGAAGKRLEDFLQREYHVTQSCTTIGRDPALMGHVGRVVLYGERQGVLFRGMSLQHICLELDVMVGNSADSFSVDSDGEAEKVEVVKKRPGRPPRKKKGPPPSVNPPLPGAHKRRSIQPKSGKRGVLKRPWSEAERVAVETHLKRNIMELRVPAKADCERCLHLCPLLVSNQRDWRAIKFYCHNRIQLLKKQGRKESAGRGTLC, encoded by the exons GTGGTGGGCAGTACCCAGAGGGAGCGGAGGACAGACTGCCTCCACCCGGAAGCCCTTACTACCTTGCTGACCCCTCCCAGCTCTG CGTGTCGGAGCTGGGTGAGGAGGGGGCGAGTGGGGTCCGGGGGCCAGTGCTCTTCCACCCCCCGCCTAACTGCAGAATCCGAGAGGTGCACTGTGGAAGCCAGGTGCGACTSGTCGTTATAGCGATCCACGACATCGCCAAAGGGGAGGAGATCACGGTGGACTACAGCCTGACGGACTGGGGAGAGAACGCCATG GGATTCCATAGCTCTGTGTCTTCGCGAGGGTTTGACTGCAGCTTTAACCCAGACAATAACATTAAGAAG GAGGAAGACCCCGGCccccaccctctgtctctctctgactacCTCACCCCCTCCtggtccctctccccttcctcctccccgctCACCCACTCTGAGCCCAGCGACTCGGACCgagaagaagatgaggaggaggaagacgacgacgatgatgatgacgatgaagaagaagagatggaggagcTGAGGGGCCGTATGCTCCGTCGCCGAAAGAAGCGCAAGATAGCTGTCACGGTCACCACCAAGAAGAACAGCGCCGCTAACCCTAGGGCGGGACCCGGCCACCCCTGCTCGTTGTCGTCCTCCCAACTGGCCGCCTCCCCGGCCCAGACCCAGTCTCAGCTCGCCACGACCCTGGCGCCCCCCACCACcaatatcaacaacaacatcaacataaACATTGGTAGCTCCAGTGGGGCTACGGTCAGCCGACGGCAGCACTGTTCCTACTGCGGCCGCCACTACCGTTCGCTGGCGCGCCACCTGGAGAAACACCATGCCAACCAGCCAAAGGTCAGGGCGGCCATGGATCTagccacacgccacacacactcctcctctacctcctcccatcctcactcctcctccaccGCCTCCTCTCATGGCCACACCTTCGCCTCCCCCCAGCCCTCCTCATCCTCCGCTAccgcccctctccctccccctcctttctccagggagagagcgagggatgcGCCGGCCACTCGAAGTTCCTCGGGGGCGGTCTCCTTTTCGCTCTCACTGTCTGCGCAGTCGGCCGTGGCCAAGAAAGGCTCCAACTTATCGGTGCAGACGCCAAAGCAATGCTTCGCCCCTGCAGTGGCACCGGTTAAAAGTCTGCCCACACCAGCCAGGAGGGGCCGCAGGCCGAAGAGAGCAAAGGAGGAGCAGCAGAAAACAGAGGAGTGCTTCAGAAGCAAGGAGGAAGAGATACCTCCACGTTCTACCCCCGAGCCGGAGGAAGAAGAGCCGGGTGAGGAGCTGGAGCTGTGTGGAGCTGGGGAAGGGGAGAGTCCTGAGAATAAGAGTGCCGAGATGGCTAG CTCTCACAGACATCACATgccccctctcctatcctccctctCCTGCCTGGTGCTCTTCCTCCGCCGGCAGCAGCACTCTTCCTTCTTGTCCCTATCTCGCTCCTCCAGTTCGGCCGAGGCCTGGCGCCTACTTTGCCACTCCAGCCTGGCGCTACTTATCCTCTACAACCGGCACCGTGAGTGCGAAGTGGCCAAGCTCACCACCCAGGACTACCACAACCGCACCACCACACCGAGCCCGACCCAGGCTAACTTGGCCAACGACCCCCCCACTGGCCTAGAGGCCATCCTCTCCCCCTTCGAGCGCCAGGTACTTTGCCACCTCCCCCGGGCAGGTGTGCTGGGTAAGCGGGGGCGTATCCAGCCCCTCATCCTGCCCCCGCACTGCGAGCCCTGCATGGAGCTGCTCCTTCAGACCTCTGCCAATGTGGGCGTGGACCCCCACAGCCCCTACGTCTTCTCCCGGCCCTTCCACTCGCCCGCKACGCCGCTCCGGGGCACCGACCTGCTGCGCAACCTGGCACGTGCCAGCGGCGCCAAGAACCCCGGAGTGCTGACCCAAACGCGAGTGCGCCGGCAGGTGGCCATCCTTACCCAGTTACTGCTCCTGGAGGAAGGTGAGGGGCAAGGCCTGCCGGGCGGGGCGGCTGGCAAGCGCCTGGAAGACTTCCTGCAGCGGGAGTACCACGTAACCCAGAGCTGCACCACGATAGGCCGAGACCCTGCGTTGATGGGACATGTGGGCAGGGTGGTGCTTTATGGGGAGCGGCAGGGCGTGCTGTTCAGAGGGATGAGCCTGCAGCACATTTGTCTGGAGCTGGATG TGATGGTGGGTAACTCTGCAGACTCCTTCTCAGTTGACTCCGACGGGGAGGCAGAGAAGGTGGAGGTGGTGAAGAAGCGACCAGGTCGACCCCCCCGCAAGAAAAAAGGACCCCCTCCCTCTGTCAACCCTCCGCTCCCTGGTGCCCACAAAAGGAGAAGCATCCAGCCCAAGTCCG GGAAGCGTGGGGTGCTGAAGCGGCCCTGGTCGGAGGCGGAGCGAGTCGCCGTGGAGACGCACCTGAAGAGGAACATCATGGAGCTGCGCGTGCCAGCCAAGGCAGACTGCGAGCGCTGCTTGCACCTCTGCCCTCTTCTGGTCAGCAACCAGCGCGACTGGAGGGCCATCAAGTTTTACTGCCACAACCGCATCCAGCTACTGAAGAAACAAGGTCGGAAGGAGAGTGCAGGACGAGGCACACTCTGTTAg
- the LOC111962016 gene encoding uncharacterized protein isoform X2 — translation MAENVRSPFDYREPPTLDSDGDGSKPPPPQPRGRVCGRKRKGTPVKVCDRAYVTEDEEEESLSEHSYSPGGGQYPEGAEDRLPPPGSPYYLADPSQLCVSELGEEGASGVRGPVLFHPPPNCRIREVHCGSQVRLVVIAIHDIAKGEEITVDYSLTDWGENAMEEDPGPHPLSLSDYLTPSWSLSPSSSPLTHSEPSDSDREEDEEEEDDDDDDDDEEEEMEELRGRMLRRRKKRKIAVTVTTKKNSAANPRAGPGHPCSLSSSQLAASPAQTQSQLATTLAPPTTNINNNININIGSSSGATVSRRQHCSYCGRHYRSLARHLEKHHANQPKVRAAMDLATRHTHSSSTSSHPHSSSTASSHGHTFASPQPSSSSATAPLPPPPFSRERARDAPATRSSSGAVSFSLSLSAQSAVAKKGSNLSVQTPKQCFAPAVAPVKSLPTPARRGRRPKRAKEEQQKTEECFRSKEEEIPPRSTPEPEEEEPGEELELCGAGEGESPENKSAEMASSHRHHMPPLLSSLSCLVLFLRRQQHSSFLSLSRSSSSAEAWRLLCHSSLALLILYNRHRECEVAKLTTQDYHNRTTTPSPTQANLANDPPTGLEAILSPFERQVLCHLPRAGVLGKRGRIQPLILPPHCEPCMELLLQTSANVGVDPHSPYVFSRPFHSPATPLRGTDLLRNLARASGAKNPGVLTQTRVRRQVAILTQLLLLEEGEGQGLPGGAAGKRLEDFLQREYHVTQSCTTIGRDPALMGHVGRVVLYGERQGVLFRGMSLQHICLELDVMVGNSADSFSVDSDGEAEKVEVVKKRPGRPPRKKKGPPPSVNPPLPGAHKRRSIQPKSGKRGVLKRPWSEAERVAVETHLKRNIMELRVPAKADCERCLHLCPLLVSNQRDWRAIKFYCHNRIQLLKKQGRKESAGRGTLC, via the exons GTGGTGGGCAGTACCCAGAGGGAGCGGAGGACAGACTGCCTCCACCCGGAAGCCCTTACTACCTTGCTGACCCCTCCCAGCTCTG CGTGTCGGAGCTGGGTGAGGAGGGGGCGAGTGGGGTCCGGGGGCCAGTGCTCTTCCACCCCCCGCCTAACTGCAGAATCCGAGAGGTGCACTGTGGAAGCCAGGTGCGACTSGTCGTTATAGCGATCCACGACATCGCCAAAGGGGAGGAGATCACGGTGGACTACAGCCTGACGGACTGGGGAGAGAACGCCATG GAGGAAGACCCCGGCccccaccctctgtctctctctgactacCTCACCCCCTCCtggtccctctccccttcctcctccccgctCACCCACTCTGAGCCCAGCGACTCGGACCgagaagaagatgaggaggaggaagacgacgacgatgatgatgacgatgaagaagaagagatggaggagcTGAGGGGCCGTATGCTCCGTCGCCGAAAGAAGCGCAAGATAGCTGTCACGGTCACCACCAAGAAGAACAGCGCCGCTAACCCTAGGGCGGGACCCGGCCACCCCTGCTCGTTGTCGTCCTCCCAACTGGCCGCCTCCCCGGCCCAGACCCAGTCTCAGCTCGCCACGACCCTGGCGCCCCCCACCACcaatatcaacaacaacatcaacataaACATTGGTAGCTCCAGTGGGGCTACGGTCAGCCGACGGCAGCACTGTTCCTACTGCGGCCGCCACTACCGTTCGCTGGCGCGCCACCTGGAGAAACACCATGCCAACCAGCCAAAGGTCAGGGCGGCCATGGATCTagccacacgccacacacactcctcctctacctcctcccatcctcactcctcctccaccGCCTCCTCTCATGGCCACACCTTCGCCTCCCCCCAGCCCTCCTCATCCTCCGCTAccgcccctctccctccccctcctttctccagggagagagcgagggatgcGCCGGCCACTCGAAGTTCCTCGGGGGCGGTCTCCTTTTCGCTCTCACTGTCTGCGCAGTCGGCCGTGGCCAAGAAAGGCTCCAACTTATCGGTGCAGACGCCAAAGCAATGCTTCGCCCCTGCAGTGGCACCGGTTAAAAGTCTGCCCACACCAGCCAGGAGGGGCCGCAGGCCGAAGAGAGCAAAGGAGGAGCAGCAGAAAACAGAGGAGTGCTTCAGAAGCAAGGAGGAAGAGATACCTCCACGTTCTACCCCCGAGCCGGAGGAAGAAGAGCCGGGTGAGGAGCTGGAGCTGTGTGGAGCTGGGGAAGGGGAGAGTCCTGAGAATAAGAGTGCCGAGATGGCTAG CTCTCACAGACATCACATgccccctctcctatcctccctctCCTGCCTGGTGCTCTTCCTCCGCCGGCAGCAGCACTCTTCCTTCTTGTCCCTATCTCGCTCCTCCAGTTCGGCCGAGGCCTGGCGCCTACTTTGCCACTCCAGCCTGGCGCTACTTATCCTCTACAACCGGCACCGTGAGTGCGAAGTGGCCAAGCTCACCACCCAGGACTACCACAACCGCACCACCACACCGAGCCCGACCCAGGCTAACTTGGCCAACGACCCCCCCACTGGCCTAGAGGCCATCCTCTCCCCCTTCGAGCGCCAGGTACTTTGCCACCTCCCCCGGGCAGGTGTGCTGGGTAAGCGGGGGCGTATCCAGCCCCTCATCCTGCCCCCGCACTGCGAGCCCTGCATGGAGCTGCTCCTTCAGACCTCTGCCAATGTGGGCGTGGACCCCCACAGCCCCTACGTCTTCTCCCGGCCCTTCCACTCGCCCGCKACGCCGCTCCGGGGCACCGACCTGCTGCGCAACCTGGCACGTGCCAGCGGCGCCAAGAACCCCGGAGTGCTGACCCAAACGCGAGTGCGCCGGCAGGTGGCCATCCTTACCCAGTTACTGCTCCTGGAGGAAGGTGAGGGGCAAGGCCTGCCGGGCGGGGCGGCTGGCAAGCGCCTGGAAGACTTCCTGCAGCGGGAGTACCACGTAACCCAGAGCTGCACCACGATAGGCCGAGACCCTGCGTTGATGGGACATGTGGGCAGGGTGGTGCTTTATGGGGAGCGGCAGGGCGTGCTGTTCAGAGGGATGAGCCTGCAGCACATTTGTCTGGAGCTGGATG TGATGGTGGGTAACTCTGCAGACTCCTTCTCAGTTGACTCCGACGGGGAGGCAGAGAAGGTGGAGGTGGTGAAGAAGCGACCAGGTCGACCCCCCCGCAAGAAAAAAGGACCCCCTCCCTCTGTCAACCCTCCGCTCCCTGGTGCCCACAAAAGGAGAAGCATCCAGCCCAAGTCCG GGAAGCGTGGGGTGCTGAAGCGGCCCTGGTCGGAGGCGGAGCGAGTCGCCGTGGAGACGCACCTGAAGAGGAACATCATGGAGCTGCGCGTGCCAGCCAAGGCAGACTGCGAGCGCTGCTTGCACCTCTGCCCTCTTCTGGTCAGCAACCAGCGCGACTGGAGGGCCATCAAGTTTTACTGCCACAACCGCATCCAGCTACTGAAGAAACAAGGTCGGAAGGAGAGTGCAGGACGAGGCACACTCTGTTAg